Proteins from a single region of Cupriavidus sp. MP-37:
- a CDS encoding polyhydroxyalkanoate granule-associated phasin, translating into MMTATQIFWPPVFWPFPTVYAGAPQLDSMQADLAGIWHRMAELNLDFTRTLFENIQFDAMGTMMEPDPEARYAREIASEVPLLGASLHYASSMLELYARAQQKWIDGWGHLLTRGMGFEWPGLQQDVVDIPFWLVRETPRPT; encoded by the coding sequence ATGATGACCGCAACGCAAATCTTCTGGCCGCCGGTGTTCTGGCCCTTTCCCACCGTCTACGCCGGCGCGCCGCAGCTGGATTCCATGCAGGCCGACCTGGCCGGGATCTGGCACCGCATGGCCGAACTCAACCTGGACTTCACCCGCACCCTGTTCGAGAACATCCAGTTCGACGCCATGGGCACGATGATGGAGCCGGACCCCGAAGCCCGCTACGCGCGCGAAATCGCCAGCGAGGTGCCACTGCTCGGCGCTTCGCTGCATTACGCCTCGTCCATGCTGGAGCTGTATGCGCGCGCGCAGCAGAAATGGATCGACGGCTGGGGCCACCTGCTGACGCGCGGCATGGGGTTCGAGTGGCCGGGCCTGCAGCAGGACGTTGTCGATATCCCGTTCTGGCTGGTGCGGGAAACCCCGAGGCCGACCTGA
- the ytfE gene encoding iron-sulfur cluster repair protein YtfE, protein MTLQDHSLGQLARQIPGATRIFHDHGLDFCCGGKQTLRDAAQQKGLDAAAVAAIAAQLHALQDEADPSAQDWNTAAPAALIDHILTRFHARHREQLPELIRLARRVEQVHGDRPDCPLGLADHLTEMLGELESHMQKEEQVLFPMLLRGLHAAASRPIAVMRAEHDDHGVALQRLAELTHDITLPRAACNTWRALYLGLGTLREDLMEHIHLENNVLFETATATPPAAQANGCGCSAHA, encoded by the coding sequence ATGACGTTGCAAGACCATTCGCTCGGCCAGCTGGCCCGCCAGATCCCCGGCGCCACCCGCATCTTCCACGACCACGGGCTGGACTTCTGCTGCGGCGGCAAGCAGACCCTGCGCGACGCCGCGCAGCAGAAGGGGCTCGATGCCGCCGCCGTGGCCGCCATCGCCGCACAGCTGCACGCCCTGCAGGACGAGGCCGATCCGTCGGCGCAGGACTGGAACACGGCCGCGCCCGCGGCGCTGATCGACCATATCCTGACGCGCTTCCACGCGCGCCATCGCGAGCAGTTGCCCGAGCTGATCCGGCTGGCGCGGCGGGTCGAACAGGTCCACGGCGATCGGCCGGACTGCCCGCTCGGCCTGGCCGACCACCTGACCGAGATGCTGGGCGAGCTGGAATCCCATATGCAGAAGGAAGAGCAGGTGCTGTTCCCGATGTTGCTGCGCGGCCTGCATGCCGCCGCCAGCCGCCCGATCGCGGTGATGCGCGCCGAGCATGACGACCACGGCGTGGCCCTGCAGCGGCTGGCCGAACTGACCCACGACATCACGCTGCCGCGCGCCGCCTGCAATACCTGGCGCGCGCTCTACCTGGGCCTGGGCACGCTGCGCGAAGACCTGATGGAGCACATCCACCTGGAAAACAACGTGCTGTTCGAAACCGCCACGGCCACCCCGCCCGCCGCGCAAGCCAACGGCTGCGGCTGCTCGGCGCACGCCTGA
- the norR gene encoding nitric oxide reductase transcriptional regulator NorR, with the protein MLPSAMYPDLLADLVIDLPHAVRLQRLVSALRAHFRCGAVALLRLEEDHLRPVAVDGLVRDALGRRFAVGLHPRLAAILARRGVTCFHHDSMLPDPYDGLIDEHVGEPLPVHDCMGTRLEVDGQPWGALTLDALTVGTFDGAAQAELQRLTVIVEAAVRTTRLEGEIRALQLARGTPDTEDSAAPHDSGAEIIGQSEAIANLLHELEVVADTDLPVLLLGETGVGKELFAHRLHRQSRRRAQPLVHVNCAALPESLAESELFGHARGAFSGAIGERPGRFEAADGGTLFLDEVGELPLAIQAKLLRTLQNGEIQRLGSDRPRRVNVRVIAATNRNLREHVRDGSFRADLYHRLSVYPIPIPPLRERGNDVLLLAGRFLELNRARLGLRSLRLSGGAQDALRHYRWPGNVRELEHVISRAALRAVSRGAGRNDIVTLEPELLDLDGLELPPAAQAGSDAASAPATPALAAGITLRDAVEHTQRACIAQALRDHGGNWAQAARQLGIDASNLHKLARRLGCK; encoded by the coding sequence ATGCTACCAAGCGCGATGTATCCCGACCTGCTGGCCGACCTCGTCATCGATTTGCCGCATGCGGTGCGCCTGCAACGTCTGGTCAGCGCGTTGCGCGCGCATTTCCGCTGCGGCGCCGTGGCGCTGCTGCGGCTGGAGGAAGACCACCTGCGCCCGGTGGCGGTCGACGGCCTGGTGCGCGATGCCCTGGGCCGGCGCTTTGCCGTGGGCCTGCATCCGCGCCTGGCCGCGATCCTGGCGCGCCGCGGCGTGACCTGTTTCCATCACGACAGCATGCTGCCCGACCCGTACGACGGCCTGATCGACGAGCATGTGGGCGAGCCGCTGCCGGTGCATGACTGCATGGGCACGCGGCTGGAAGTGGACGGGCAGCCCTGGGGTGCGCTGACGCTGGATGCGCTCACGGTCGGCACCTTCGACGGCGCGGCCCAGGCCGAACTGCAGCGGCTGACGGTAATCGTCGAAGCCGCCGTCCGCACCACCCGGCTGGAGGGCGAGATCCGCGCGCTGCAGCTGGCGCGCGGCACCCCCGATACCGAAGACAGCGCGGCCCCGCATGACAGCGGCGCGGAGATCATCGGCCAGAGCGAGGCCATCGCCAACCTGCTGCATGAACTGGAAGTGGTTGCCGACACCGACCTGCCGGTGCTGCTGCTGGGCGAGACCGGGGTCGGCAAGGAGCTGTTCGCGCACCGCCTGCACCGCCAGTCGCGCCGGCGCGCGCAGCCGCTGGTGCATGTCAACTGCGCCGCGCTGCCCGAGTCGCTGGCCGAGAGCGAGCTGTTCGGCCACGCGCGCGGCGCCTTCTCCGGCGCCATCGGCGAGCGCCCCGGGCGCTTCGAGGCCGCCGACGGCGGCACATTGTTTCTTGATGAGGTGGGCGAGCTGCCGCTGGCGATCCAGGCCAAGCTGCTGCGCACGCTGCAGAACGGCGAGATCCAGCGGCTGGGCTCGGACCGCCCGCGCCGCGTCAACGTGCGCGTGATCGCTGCCACCAACCGCAACCTGCGCGAGCATGTGCGCGACGGCTCGTTCCGCGCCGACCTGTACCACCGCCTGTCGGTCTACCCGATCCCGATCCCGCCGCTGCGCGAGCGCGGCAACGACGTGCTGCTGCTGGCCGGGCGCTTCCTCGAGCTGAACCGCGCCCGCCTTGGGCTGCGCAGCCTGCGGCTGTCGGGCGGCGCGCAGGATGCGCTGCGCCACTACCGCTGGCCCGGCAACGTGCGCGAGCTGGAACACGTGATCAGCCGCGCGGCGCTGCGCGCGGTCAGCCGCGGCGCGGGCCGCAACGATATCGTCACGCTGGAGCCGGAGCTGCTCGACCTCGACGGCCTCGAGCTGCCGCCGGCCGCACAGGCCGGCTCCGACGCGGCCAGCGCGCCCGCCACGCCGGCGCTGGCCGCGGGCATCACGCTGCGCGATGCCGTCGAGCACACCCAGCGCGCCTGCATCGCGCAGGCGCTGCGCGACCACGGCGGCAACTGGGCGCAGGCGGCGCGCCAGCTCGGCATCGACGCCAGCAACCTGCACAAGCTGGCCAGGCGGCTGGGATGCAAGTGA